The following are encoded together in the Humulus lupulus chromosome 5, drHumLupu1.1, whole genome shotgun sequence genome:
- the LOC133778986 gene encoding uncharacterized protein LOC133778986 — MENNIREDIKNDYDIELSYEKSWTCREKALSYVRGTLEASYQKLPSYLFMLQQKNPKTLTDFVTEEDRFLKTKYGGQMLCAVALDANNHLYPVAFGIVDRENHDSWKYFMSKLKEAVGKLRTWRLKSEFHAHFGKIKSKDSAIAKYLEGMCFDKWSCAYFPGNRYNIMTNNYDESFNNKTRETRSFPITTFVEFIRFTLQSWFCDRRETSEKTAITLAPTYEKYLVDMAVTTQNH; from the exons atggaaaacaacataagagAAGACATTAAGAATGATTATGACATTGAGTTGTCTTATGAAAAATCTTGGACATGCCGAGAGAAGGCTCTTTCTTATGTCAGAGGAACATTGGAAGCATCCTACCAGAAGTTACCATCGTACCTGTTCATGCTTCAACAAAAAAATCCCAAGACGTTGACAGATTTTGTCACTGAGGAGGATCG TTTTTTAAAGACAAAATACGGTGGGCAGATGTTATGCGCAGTCGCGCTGGATGCAAATAACCATCTATATCCAGTTGCATTTGGTATTGTGGATAGAGAGAATCatgattcttggaagtatttcatgtcaaAGCTAAAGGAAGCGGTTGGGAAGTTGAGGACTTGGCGTTT GAAATCCGAGTTCCACGCTCACTTCggaaaaatcaaatcaaaagacTCAGCTATTGCTAAATACCTAGAAGGCATGTGTTTTGATAAGTGGTCATGTGCTTACTTTCCTGGAAATAG GTATAATATAATGACAAACAATTACGAtgaaagtttcaacaataagACCCGGGAGACTAGGAGCTTTCCAATAACTACATTCGTCGAATTTATTCGCTTTACACTGCAGTCCTGGTTCTGTGATAGGAGAGAAACTAGTGAGAAGACAGCTATAACTCTTGCACCAACCTATGAGAAATATTTGGTGGATatggctgtaacgacccaaaatcactaa